In Dyadobacter sp. NIV53, a single window of DNA contains:
- a CDS encoding 4a-hydroxytetrahydrobiopterin dehydratase translates to MSKNLAFISYRRDDEGPASRFIKAELERQFGSAQIFMDVDSIRASDEWTKIIEQNLELATILIVIIGKNWLRVQDQFYRRRIDHEEDWVRKEIESAIKRQIKIVPLLLGGELPHADALPASIKKLTNFQPLNLSAYNFKSDLSNLFKILDQAGFESVSENVDFPKPIKNMLFPLPLTISQIQSELLNLEGWKIVDYLSRDKSPQPGIAIEKFFKFKSFDDAIEFVYAASKYVSKSDHHPEWENIWRTVRIRLSTWDTGHKVTNLDISLAKYFQDEFEKFS, encoded by the coding sequence ATGAGTAAAAATCTTGCATTTATCAGCTATCGGCGTGATGATGAAGGACCGGCATCACGTTTTATCAAGGCTGAATTAGAACGGCAGTTTGGTTCGGCTCAGATTTTTATGGACGTTGACTCTATCAGGGCATCCGACGAATGGACAAAGATTATCGAGCAAAATCTGGAACTGGCTACCATTTTAATTGTAATTATTGGAAAAAACTGGCTTCGGGTACAGGACCAGTTTTATCGAAGAAGAATTGATCATGAGGAGGACTGGGTCAGGAAAGAAATAGAATCTGCAATTAAACGGCAAATAAAAATTGTTCCCCTTCTGCTCGGAGGAGAACTACCGCATGCAGATGCACTGCCGGCATCGATTAAAAAACTGACGAACTTCCAACCGCTTAATTTGTCTGCTTATAATTTTAAGAGTGATCTGAGTAATCTGTTCAAAATATTGGATCAGGCAGGTTTCGAATCGGTCAGCGAGAACGTTGATTTTCCAAAGCCGATCAAAAACATGCTGTTTCCATTACCACTAACTATTTCTCAGATCCAGAGTGAACTCTTGAATTTGGAAGGGTGGAAGATTGTGGATTATTTATCCAGGGACAAATCACCGCAACCTGGAATTGCAATTGAAAAATTTTTCAAATTTAAATCATTTGATGATGCTATTGAATTTGTGTATGCTGCTTCAAAATATGTTTCAAAATCAGACCATCATCCCGAGTGGGAAAATATCTGGCGTACTGTTCGAATCCGTTTGTCTACCTGGGATACAGGGCATAAGGTTACAAACCTGGATATCTCGCTTGCAAAATATTTTCAGGACGAATTTGAAAAATTCAGCTGA
- a CDS encoding tetratricopeptide repeat-containing protein: MDTKRCFVVMGFGIKTDLATGRKLNLDKSYQALIKPVVEQKGYVCVRADEIKHSGSIELPMYQELFSADLVVADLSTANSNAFYELGVRHALRPRTTILISEELMPYPFDINHISIKKYTHLGESIDYFEVLRFQKQLGDTIDEVEQTKETDSPVYTFLTGLRAPEMQEMIDTALAGANSGARETASADDATKQTLSYMISEAENALRKKEFGLAKGLFQTALSLSNNKTDPQFTVNDPYLVQRLALCTYKAQDPDYVTSLKTALDLLQKIDLDRTNDPETVELAGSIEKHLYEENQGNEHINNAILLYQRGYFLLHNRHNGINLAYLLTLRATTELDPTRDEKIADVIWANRIRQDVLELCKRDSLKMEAMQNQSQAPANPVGAEQESLITEQKFWIAVNKAEAHFGLGNLEEYAKAVEEANKLTHEDWMMESFTGQLGKLEGLLGTLKGVV; this comes from the coding sequence ATGGATACTAAAAGGTGTTTTGTAGTCATGGGTTTTGGTATAAAAACAGATTTAGCCACTGGTCGAAAACTCAACCTGGATAAATCTTATCAGGCATTGATCAAACCAGTCGTGGAACAGAAAGGATATGTATGTGTACGTGCCGATGAGATCAAACATTCAGGTTCAATTGAACTGCCAATGTACCAGGAGCTGTTTTCGGCGGATCTTGTCGTAGCAGACTTATCCACAGCCAATTCCAATGCATTTTATGAGCTTGGCGTAAGGCATGCATTAAGGCCCCGAACGACCATTCTTATATCGGAAGAACTCATGCCCTACCCTTTTGATATCAACCATATCAGTATCAAAAAATACACCCATTTAGGCGAAAGTATTGATTACTTTGAAGTCTTACGTTTTCAAAAACAGCTTGGCGATACGATTGATGAAGTGGAACAAACAAAGGAAACAGATAGCCCTGTTTACACTTTTCTGACAGGTTTGAGAGCACCTGAAATGCAGGAAATGATTGATACTGCACTTGCTGGTGCAAATTCAGGAGCCAGGGAAACAGCTTCGGCCGATGACGCAACCAAACAAACGCTTTCCTACATGATTTCAGAGGCGGAAAATGCTTTGAGGAAAAAAGAATTTGGTCTCGCAAAAGGCCTGTTCCAAACTGCTTTGAGCCTTTCCAATAACAAAACCGATCCGCAATTTACCGTTAATGACCCTTATCTGGTACAAAGGCTCGCACTTTGCACCTATAAAGCCCAGGACCCGGATTATGTAACTTCATTAAAAACGGCACTTGATTTATTACAAAAAATAGATCTGGACAGAACAAACGATCCGGAAACGGTTGAACTCGCAGGTTCTATTGAAAAACATCTTTATGAAGAAAACCAGGGTAACGAACATATTAATAATGCCATTCTACTTTACCAGCGTGGTTACTTTTTACTGCATAACCGCCATAACGGAATTAACCTGGCTTATTTACTGACATTGAGGGCAACAACAGAGCTTGACCCGACGCGTGACGAAAAAATAGCAGACGTGATCTGGGCAAACCGTATCCGGCAGGATGTACTCGAACTTTGTAAAAGAGATTCCCTGAAAATGGAAGCCATGCAAAACCAATCACAAGCTCCTGCAAATCCTGTTGGTGCAGAACAGGAATCCTTAATTACTGAACAGAAATTCTGGATCGCCGTCAACAAAGCAGAGGCCCATTTTGGATTAGGAAACCTGGAAGAATATGCCAAAGCAGTAGAAGAAGCCAACAAACTAACCCACGAAGACTGGATGATGGAAAGTTTTACAGGGCAGCTGGGGAAACTGGAGGGTTTGCTGGGGACTTTGAAGGGAGTTGTTTAG
- a CDS encoding caspase family protein, with the protein MRYDTLAPDEAAFKTRGDYTFTPFSVEVQDENLVLKGKLCKPKNRSGYYNTPEPPPAKERIVLHFTAGNLSGGIDSLTRNNTRISVPFVIARDGTIYQLFPSKYWSGNLGKAVGNTGTNNAQDKATIGIEIINYGYLVKRGDTLETIYSDPAKGKLDQYCKLSQTDAYQKLPEPFRNQDFYASYTPEQYDSLIILLRFLTKKYNIPRTFQDEAKRYETSNDVLSFKGIVSHVNYRGKNQFGGFEKWDIGPAFDWKTVINGVKADEYVPAFAERSLVANDDVVTSDEQIEAFLDAPRGLEVAPPDEDLNTDPEGNAADNGETKPRKKLYALLVGIDKYESFPLHGCVNDMNAMEEYLSKKTDFEHQILTIQDSVASKSAVINAFREHLGKATSNDTVFFYFSGHGTQENADPIWKNETDEGLECFVCYNGNTQKTADFLLADKEIRYLLHEVSQKTGAHIAVMFDCCHSGDNTRSLAAEVFRGKDTFVRRVYDRGDDFFPQRDWADFIFSDKVDYEAVKDKNLADFLPEGTYVQLAACESDEVALEVGGRGVFTSNFLQVLEKAGGDISYQSLRSRVRQYMKFGFDQKPKISVVGNSGLLNAIFLNQRADHRKSAGEMVFNETKNAWLLNLGAMHGAKEGMEVQIVDPDNAAMTTPASIGEVFIDHAVVDTKDSVLKKEEVYKVLTDNMMVEEVQLFLNNVDGNQSELNPLVKKLLADSGGYYVFVENEAEADFTLHVQTGQCFVTRAKDPFRPLFLPVDLDDDNKEFLITNALRTISRWQFVQKLENKGENSVNIDLLKIELSQVKADGSETGLEITDQIGKPVYEKTADGWKGKLKIKVTNQSDRKL; encoded by the coding sequence ATGCGTTATGATACTTTGGCTCCTGATGAAGCGGCCTTCAAAACCCGCGGTGATTATACTTTTACTCCGTTTTCTGTTGAAGTTCAGGATGAAAATTTAGTATTGAAAGGAAAGCTTTGTAAACCAAAAAACCGCAGCGGCTATTACAATACGCCTGAACCGCCACCTGCAAAAGAGCGAATTGTGCTGCACTTTACGGCCGGAAACCTAAGTGGCGGTATAGATTCGCTGACAAGGAATAACACGCGCATTTCAGTTCCTTTTGTTATTGCAAGGGACGGTACCATTTATCAGTTATTTCCGTCCAAATACTGGTCAGGAAATTTGGGAAAAGCGGTTGGAAACACGGGAACCAATAATGCACAGGACAAAGCGACTATTGGCATCGAAATTATTAATTATGGATATCTGGTAAAAAGAGGCGATACGCTGGAAACGATTTATAGCGATCCTGCAAAAGGCAAACTGGATCAGTATTGCAAATTATCCCAGACAGATGCATACCAAAAATTGCCCGAACCATTCAGAAACCAGGATTTTTACGCCAGTTACACACCGGAACAATACGACAGCCTCATTATCCTGCTCCGGTTTTTGACAAAAAAATATAATATACCACGAACTTTTCAGGATGAAGCAAAACGCTATGAAACCAGTAACGATGTACTCAGTTTTAAAGGCATTGTTTCCCATGTGAATTATAGGGGTAAAAATCAGTTCGGCGGTTTTGAAAAATGGGATATCGGGCCGGCTTTTGACTGGAAAACGGTCATAAATGGTGTGAAAGCAGATGAGTATGTACCTGCTTTTGCCGAAAGAAGTTTGGTTGCAAACGATGATGTTGTCACTTCTGATGAGCAGATTGAAGCATTTCTGGATGCCCCGCGTGGGCTGGAAGTAGCTCCTCCGGATGAAGATTTAAATACTGATCCCGAAGGAAATGCAGCCGATAACGGAGAAACCAAACCTCGGAAAAAGCTGTACGCATTATTGGTGGGAATTGACAAATACGAAAGTTTTCCGTTGCATGGCTGTGTCAACGACATGAACGCAATGGAAGAATATTTGTCTAAAAAAACTGATTTTGAGCACCAGATCCTTACTATTCAGGATTCGGTTGCTTCCAAATCTGCGGTGATAAATGCATTCCGTGAACATCTGGGAAAAGCAACTTCCAATGACACAGTATTTTTCTATTTTTCCGGGCATGGAACACAGGAAAATGCTGATCCGATCTGGAAAAATGAAACGGATGAGGGTTTGGAATGCTTCGTTTGCTACAATGGAAATACACAAAAAACAGCAGATTTTCTTCTTGCGGATAAGGAGATTCGTTATCTGTTACACGAAGTTTCACAGAAAACCGGTGCACATATTGCTGTCATGTTCGATTGCTGCCATTCGGGTGATAATACAAGAAGCCTGGCAGCAGAAGTTTTCCGTGGAAAGGACACTTTTGTACGGCGGGTCTATGACCGTGGAGATGATTTCTTCCCGCAGCGGGATTGGGCCGATTTCATTTTCAGTGATAAAGTCGATTATGAAGCAGTGAAGGACAAAAACCTGGCCGATTTTCTTCCCGAAGGTACGTATGTGCAGCTGGCCGCCTGCGAGTCAGATGAGGTAGCTTTGGAAGTTGGTGGCCGGGGCGTGTTTACCTCCAATTTTTTGCAGGTTTTGGAAAAAGCAGGAGGAGATATCAGTTACCAGTCGCTACGCAGCCGCGTGAGGCAATATATGAAGTTTGGTTTTGACCAGAAACCTAAAATTTCGGTTGTAGGTAATTCCGGATTGTTGAACGCTATCTTCCTGAACCAGCGTGCCGATCATCGTAAAAGTGCCGGAGAAATGGTTTTTAACGAAACCAAAAATGCATGGCTTCTTAATTTGGGTGCGATGCATGGTGCGAAGGAAGGGATGGAAGTCCAGATTGTTGATCCGGACAATGCAGCTATGACCACACCAGCGTCGATCGGTGAGGTTTTTATAGATCATGCGGTTGTAGATACAAAAGATTCGGTTTTGAAAAAAGAAGAAGTGTATAAAGTGTTGACCGACAATATGATGGTAGAGGAAGTGCAGCTCTTTTTAAATAATGTTGATGGCAACCAGTCGGAACTGAATCCTTTGGTAAAAAAACTGCTGGCCGATTCCGGTGGTTATTATGTTTTTGTTGAAAATGAAGCAGAAGCCGATTTTACGCTTCATGTACAAACCGGACAGTGTTTTGTAACAAGGGCAAAAGATCCGTTCAGGCCATTATTTTTACCTGTTGATCTGGATGATGACAACAAAGAATTCCTTATTACCAATGCATTACGTACAATTTCAAGGTGGCAGTTTGTACAGAAACTGGAAAATAAAGGTGAAAATTCGGTCAATATTGATTTGTTAAAAATCGAATTAAGCCAGGTTAAAGCAGACGGATCAGAAACCGGCCTTGAAATTACAGACCAGATCGGGAAGCCGGTTTATGAGAAAACGGCGGATGGATGGAAGGGTAAACTTAAAATAAAAGTCACCAATCAATCGGACAGAAAGCTCTAG
- a CDS encoding SGNH/GDSL hydrolase family protein, whose amino-acid sequence MGLCYQDDYLDAIENEDPKFFLVSGGGNDILGKQFKDHLNEGGNIPVGSPETDYFKNTIWEKIDQIHSWYDQMFDKIRNKFPNLPIIIHGYDYPIPVDTTKTPEKTSWLGKYMIEKGIGGQDVREKIIKFLMDRFNEKMKTLADKDRKIYFIDLRNTVVNRSEWYDEIHPTSDGFRNIAIKFQSEMNVLTEV is encoded by the coding sequence ATGGGCCTTTGTTATCAGGATGATTATCTGGATGCTATTGAAAATGAAGATCCGAAATTTTTTCTGGTAAGCGGTGGCGGTAATGACATTCTTGGCAAACAGTTCAAAGATCATCTGAATGAAGGTGGCAATATACCTGTGGGTTCCCCTGAAACGGACTATTTTAAGAATACCATTTGGGAAAAAATTGACCAGATACATAGCTGGTATGATCAGATGTTTGACAAGATCCGTAACAAATTTCCAAACCTGCCGATCATCATTCACGGCTATGACTATCCGATCCCGGTGGATACTACAAAAACTCCTGAAAAAACGAGCTGGCTGGGTAAATATATGATCGAGAAGGGGATAGGCGGGCAGGATGTGCGGGAAAAGATCATTAAATTCCTGATGGACCGCTTCAACGAAAAAATGAAAACGCTGGCGGATAAGGACCGTAAAATATATTTCATTGATCTGAGAAATACGGTGGTAAACCGATCAGAATGGTATGACGAAATTCACCCGACTTCTGATGGCTTCCGTAATATTGCCATCAAATTCCAAAGTGAAATGAATGTATTGACAGAAGTTTAA
- a CDS encoding c-type cytochrome produces the protein MLKITFSLLFAFLILFWSNQKSEIFKNSPDNKVLIKTDSLPNATSWPEELDITHFAGPDITPSPACLAVAPTGEVYVGVDMIGSLGKEPGKGSIVRLVDSDNDGKLDKHTTFAMVDDPRGIISQGDKLYVLHTTFSKETKIASGMDLVVFEDKDHDGIADGPSKPLIQNISSPKFLQSRGTDHATNGIRMGIDGWIYIAVGDFGFHNAVDRSGKKLTQLGGGIVRVRPDGTEMEVYTHGMRNIYDVAIDPYMNIFTRGNTNDGGGWNIRFSNQIQSGEYGYPVLFQNFTDEIIPALVDLGGGSGTGALFMDDSTWPEKYNHVPMMADWGRSQLYIHRVTADGPSFTQKEEEFVKLAQITDVDIDASGRVYMSAWDGAGYSGSPDKGFIVRAVPKNWKYKAFTDIKKSTVTELAALLGSGSAVARLAAQQELLTRPVKDASDASWKIAADKSLPLYSRAAGIFTYTQIAGANGIENLVKLTADNDVREFALRALADRKTNLKNVPIEPFIKGMTDASERVRIVSTVGLGRLGRIEAAQVLLNVKVPASFVAPAKGTEGPHATPNPAIIPPHIAVRSLVSLHVVDACVKAIGTENSTIALWALRYMHDPKAVNGLIAAYKSSKDEALKKQILTTLSRLYKKEADYDGSWWWSTRPDSHGPYYKAITWESSPAIKTILTQEWSKPNADKQFFADLNGRHRMEITDFGGDDAVAVKEEVKVDLDKIRNKKGQVGESSIEDVMLAMAKIKGDAAVGKKLFTTQGCVACHSINKTETMKGPFMGQIGSIMNREQIAESILKPNASISQGFASVLVTAKGDKTYMGFITQESADKVVMRDITGQVYTIKASDITSRKEMETSMMPTGLASALSYEEFASLISFLSQQKK, from the coding sequence ATGTTAAAAATTACATTTAGTCTGCTTTTTGCTTTTTTGATACTGTTCTGGAGTAACCAAAAAAGTGAAATATTTAAAAATTCCCCTGACAATAAAGTACTGATTAAAACGGATTCATTGCCTAATGCAACCAGCTGGCCCGAGGAACTGGACATCACGCATTTTGCCGGTCCGGACATTACGCCAAGTCCTGCTTGTCTGGCTGTTGCGCCAACCGGCGAAGTATATGTGGGCGTTGATATGATCGGCTCACTTGGCAAGGAACCAGGTAAAGGAAGTATTGTCAGGCTGGTAGATAGCGATAATGACGGGAAACTGGACAAGCATACCACATTCGCCATGGTGGATGATCCGCGTGGAATTATTTCACAGGGAGATAAGCTTTATGTATTACATACCACTTTCAGCAAGGAGACTAAAATTGCGAGCGGCATGGATCTGGTCGTTTTTGAAGACAAAGACCACGACGGAATTGCTGATGGCCCGTCAAAGCCGCTGATCCAGAATATTAGTTCACCAAAATTTTTACAAAGCCGTGGTACTGACCATGCTACGAACGGGATACGGATGGGGATTGATGGCTGGATTTATATTGCAGTTGGTGACTTTGGGTTTCACAATGCAGTGGATCGCTCCGGAAAGAAACTGACGCAGCTGGGTGGCGGAATTGTAAGAGTACGGCCCGATGGTACCGAAATGGAAGTTTACACGCACGGTATGCGGAATATTTATGATGTAGCGATTGATCCTTACATGAATATTTTTACCCGTGGCAATACGAATGACGGAGGTGGCTGGAATATTCGTTTCAGTAACCAGATACAGTCAGGGGAATATGGATATCCTGTTCTTTTTCAAAATTTTACAGACGAAATAATTCCTGCTCTGGTAGACCTGGGCGGAGGTTCGGGAACCGGGGCATTGTTCATGGATGATTCTACCTGGCCGGAAAAATACAATCATGTTCCGATGATGGCCGACTGGGGAAGGAGCCAGCTTTATATTCACCGCGTTACGGCTGACGGCCCGAGCTTCACGCAAAAAGAAGAAGAATTTGTAAAACTGGCCCAAATCACGGATGTTGATATTGATGCTTCAGGCCGCGTTTATATGTCGGCATGGGACGGTGCCGGTTACTCTGGTAGTCCTGATAAGGGGTTCATCGTTCGCGCTGTTCCTAAAAACTGGAAATACAAAGCTTTTACAGATATCAAAAAATCTACTGTAACTGAACTGGCAGCTTTGTTAGGTTCGGGTAGCGCGGTAGCACGTTTGGCCGCTCAGCAGGAATTACTTACACGTCCGGTTAAAGACGCTTCCGATGCATCCTGGAAAATTGCAGCAGACAAAAGCCTGCCGCTTTATTCGCGGGCAGCAGGAATATTTACTTATACACAGATAGCAGGAGCAAACGGAATTGAAAATCTGGTAAAATTAACTGCGGATAATGATGTTCGTGAATTTGCATTACGTGCATTGGCCGACCGTAAAACAAATCTTAAAAATGTACCGATTGAACCATTTATTAAAGGAATGACGGATGCATCTGAAAGGGTACGGATAGTCTCAACTGTTGGTTTGGGGCGTTTGGGAAGGATAGAGGCTGCTCAGGTTTTATTGAACGTGAAAGTCCCGGCTTCATTTGTGGCACCTGCAAAAGGAACCGAAGGCCCGCATGCCACTCCGAATCCTGCTATTATTCCACCTCATATTGCAGTGCGTTCTCTGGTAAGTCTGCATGTCGTTGATGCCTGTGTAAAAGCTATTGGAACGGAAAACTCGACTATTGCTTTATGGGCTTTGCGTTACATGCATGATCCGAAAGCAGTGAATGGTTTGATTGCTGCTTATAAAAGTTCGAAAGATGAAGCATTAAAAAAACAAATCCTGACCACCTTATCCAGGCTTTACAAAAAAGAGGCAGATTATGACGGATCGTGGTGGTGGAGTACCCGACCAGACTCGCATGGGCCTTATTATAAAGCAATTACCTGGGAGTCTTCACCAGCGATCAAAACCATTTTAACGCAGGAGTGGAGCAAACCAAATGCAGATAAACAATTTTTTGCGGATTTGAATGGCAGGCATAGGATGGAAATTACGGATTTTGGAGGAGATGATGCAGTTGCTGTGAAAGAAGAGGTTAAAGTGGATCTGGATAAAATCAGAAATAAGAAAGGCCAGGTAGGAGAGTCGTCTATTGAAGATGTGATGCTCGCGATGGCGAAAATTAAAGGCGATGCAGCAGTTGGCAAAAAACTGTTTACCACGCAAGGCTGTGTAGCATGCCATAGCATTAACAAAACTGAAACGATGAAGGGGCCGTTCATGGGGCAAATCGGGTCAATCATGAACCGGGAGCAAATTGCGGAATCTATTTTGAAACCGAACGCCTCAATATCCCAAGGATTTGCGTCCGTATTGGTAACTGCTAAAGGTGACAAAACCTACATGGGCTTCATTACACAGGAATCAGCTGACAAAGTAGTAATGAGAGATATTACAGGGCAGGTTTACACCATAAAAGCTTCGGACATTACTTCCCGTAAAGAAATGGAAACATCCATGATGCCGACCGGACTAGCCAGTGCACTGTCATACGAAGAGTTCGCTTCGCTGATTAGTTTTCTTTCTCAGCAGAAAAAGTAG
- a CDS encoding ThuA domain-containing protein yields the protein MKRTLFRTLFFGIVFCSFGFTSKSEPLDKKSSSVQEDVSKYRVVYKGDKGPGVGKNIVFIATDHEYRGEETLPELARILAKRYGFTCTVVFALDEQGNIFPGGSDIKGLEVLDKADLMFVFMRFANFPDDQMQHIDNYLKRGGPVIGLRTSTHAFETKGNAKWEHYGWNYNGSKKEWKDGFGEVVLGETWISHYGTNHKQSSRLVIEESEKGHPIMRGVKDMAVQSGGYTAIPKGEVLVRGQVLNGMTADSKPDSTKELLPVAWVRDYKIDSGKTGRAFATTHGASEDILNEGFRRMLINSTFWAMGMEKDIKPDSNIDFVGPYKPTTFNFDGYKAGVKPADLAGWDSLIMPGEVVKKKK from the coding sequence ATGAAAAGGACCTTATTCCGTACCCTGTTTTTCGGCATTGTGTTTTGCAGTTTCGGTTTTACAAGTAAAAGCGAACCATTGGACAAAAAATCATCCTCTGTACAGGAAGATGTGAGCAAATACCGGGTTGTTTACAAAGGTGATAAGGGGCCGGGAGTAGGGAAAAACATTGTATTTATTGCCACGGATCATGAATACCGTGGTGAAGAAACCCTACCGGAGTTGGCCCGCATATTGGCCAAACGCTACGGATTTACCTGTACCGTGGTTTTTGCACTGGATGAGCAGGGGAATATTTTTCCGGGCGGTTCTGATATAAAAGGCCTGGAAGTGCTCGATAAGGCCGATCTGATGTTTGTTTTTATGCGCTTTGCTAATTTTCCGGATGATCAGATGCAGCATATAGATAACTATCTGAAAAGGGGCGGTCCGGTAATCGGCTTAAGAACTTCAACCCATGCTTTCGAAACCAAGGGAAATGCCAAATGGGAGCATTACGGATGGAACTATAATGGCAGTAAAAAAGAATGGAAAGACGGTTTTGGCGAAGTGGTGCTGGGTGAAACCTGGATCTCGCATTACGGTACCAATCATAAGCAGTCTTCGAGATTAGTGATTGAAGAAAGTGAAAAAGGCCATCCGATTATGCGGGGCGTTAAGGATATGGCAGTACAGTCCGGTGGATACACAGCCATTCCGAAAGGGGAAGTGCTGGTACGCGGACAGGTTTTAAACGGAATGACTGCTGATTCAAAACCTGATTCCACGAAAGAACTATTACCAGTTGCCTGGGTAAGAGATTACAAAATTGATTCGGGTAAAACCGGCCGTGCATTTGCAACTACACATGGTGCTTCAGAAGATATTCTCAACGAAGGATTTCGCCGTATGCTTATCAACAGCACATTCTGGGCAATGGGTATGGAAAAGGATATCAAACCAGACAGCAATATTGATTTTGTAGGGCCATACAAACCGACTACGTTCAATTTTGACGGTTACAAAGCAGGAGTAAAACCCGCAGATTTGGCAGGCTGGGATTCACTTATCATGCCGGGGGAAGTCGTGAAAAAGAAAAAGTGA